GCAAGGATATTAGAAAACATCACAGTTGGTTTTGGCACTAGCTGACCTCAGGCTCCTCCAGAGCAGGTTGAGTGTGGTAGATAATCAGGCTGGATTTCTGCGTCTCAGTGGTATCAAAGATATTGTCCTGCAggttattcttttttccttttttgtgtgtgtccaTTTTCCTACCAGAACACCCTGAAAGGGTGCAATTGCTCAGGAACTACTTCCCTTTTGTTCTGTATGGAAACCATTAATGATGTCTGATAATCACAAAGGCATTTTGATAAGCTGTTGGGAACTAGAAGTAGGCAGAAGATGACGCTGTGTCATGTCCTTTCTAACAGTTTGTGACAGGCCGATCATTGCTGAGCCCATGACACAGGTCCTACTAATTGTACAACACCACACTAGTGAGTGTTTAAATGAATTGCAAGGTCTCACTGAAGTTAATCACGGGCTTTCCTATTCCTGGACAGGGGCAGTAGCATTTTCAGGGATCAACTCCTACTGTCCTGTTCCTGAATACCTGTTCTCATAATATAGAGATTTTTCTTGTGGATCCCACCgagtgttttttttataaccCAGATGCGTATTACAAGTCCAGAAGTTACAGGTTGAGCCTGCAAGCATCacaagtttgcttttaattgtaTGTTAGCATACTTCTCTTTCTGTACACATTTCTTACAGATTTTGCTAAAGAGTAATGGTACCTTACAGCATTAAATCTagcttcaatgtttttattattttgaaatcttaTAATGAACCATAGCTTTACACAGATGTCAGTTGTAGAAGCTTCTTTTAAGAGAGTTAGATTTCTATTGAGACTAATTGCAAGAACTGTAAAAGGATGACCAGTCAAAATATGTACCCTTGTGCAAAAGAAATTCCCACGACTCAGCCTACCAGCCTGCGTTCTGTACATTGTTTGTGCCTTCAAGGTACATCGAGAATTTATTGATCCATTCTCTTTCTTGGGGTTTCTGTACAGCTCTGGCCATGCAAAACAATTTCTCGTGTCCTTCCATCTAGTTACTTGTTGTTGTCTACGTGGTTAAAATGAGCTTCTTGGGACCAGTGCAAAGGAGTTTGAGGTGAAGCGCTGACTTTTTAGAGTTCTTTGAGCTACTGAATACCTCACGGTCTGGATCTGAGGGTGCGCTTCTCTCCGCTCTTCAAGAAGAACAAAatctaaaatgtctttttaagcAGATTATAAGATGACATGGAAATCcttatttttaagtttgtgtttgtttttttttttttttttttacttcgGTGACATCTGTGATGTCTTTCTTCTTACcccattttaatttatttttgtaacccATTTAGTGTAATCGTTACACaaacttcttcctcttcctttaaaaagcagctttcccaCCGCGCAAAGTTgttgaacaatttttttaaatattgaacaAATGCTCCTAAGTTACAggataaatacatgaaatttaaggaaaaagagtATGTGATatatctaaaaagaaaacaagttctgCAGTGTAGCCAAACCCTTATGTATGTCAGTAAGCCTTGCGAAATACTTTATCTGAGTCAGTTGACCTTATTGTGAGATACTATCCTTGAATCTGTAATTGaattatttaacatttgttcttttgtttttaaagcaagagtCAATGCAAGTATCATTCTAAATCAGCGTGCTGAAGTGTGCATATTCTGTATATCGAATGTCATTGTTGTCTCTTTTTTCTGTAATGCATTTGCATTACTATGAATCAATTTTATTACGCTTCTCTAGAGACTTTTGCTGCCTGCACGCTGTGATATATTTGCACTGttgtagatatatatatacatatatgtaattatattatataaaccATGTCTTTTTCAGGTTGCTTGTTACCTTTGTAGTTAACGCTTACTGGTACAGTGGACCTGAGTAAAAATGTGGGATGTGGGGCATTCTAATGATATATGACAATAATAGAGAAATCTTTGTATATTTCTGTATACTTAATACCCGTAAGAGATTTGTATGTGCATTATTTTCCAAACTAgggctttgttttctgagaataGAGACATTTATGataatgtaacaaaaaaaaaatcaaataaagtgTTATTATTTTCAGACAGATGCCTTCGTCCCTGTTCTCTCTCAAAGGGAACTGGCAGCTGCAGTGGTAGAGATACATTTTCACTTACTGCCCCTGGCAGTCAGCAAGGACAACAAATTGCCTGTTTTAGATATGGTTTCAGGTAACTCCCAGTAGAGGTAGGTTACAGATACAACTCGTAAAAATTTTTCATAACATAAATACAGTCACATTGGCTCAGGGCAAGGATTTGTATTGTCAAGCCCAGTGCTTGACAGTGGACAACAGCAACACACAGGGAAGAGTGTAAGAACAGGGTAAGCATCGAGAGGTGCTTGCCTGCCAATTCAAAGACTGCTGGAGACATTGggattttctttgtattttcttgccttggatggatttttctttcatggacTTGTCTAATTGCTGCTTGAGTCTCCTGTTGACCATGCTAGCTGCAAGTTTCAGCAGAGGTTTCCCATACTCTTACATTACAGGAAGGAGTGAATGATCATTCCCTATCTACCTTCTGCTCGGTACTCTGGAACTTACAGATTTCCTCCTCCCTTGTTCCCAGAGAAGGGAAACCATGTATTATTCTGCCAGTCCCACCTGTCCATTTCCCATTTTACCAAGCACCATTTTCCCTTGTTCAGCCACGACACCCGTGCTAAGTtcttctgcagcctcctgtgcATTTCCGTCACATACATCATGAAAGGTCTCTTCAACTCGTTTGGCTGGGTGGCTTTTCATGCTACTAAGTTGTCCTTGTGccatccctcctgcctgccacaGCAACAAAATTAGCTGTATATCTCACCACAGTGCAAGGCTAACAGCCATAACTTCCACAAGTTAGTTAAGTGTCCAGTCCTAGACAACATGAGCAGTGATGCCTAAAGGATAAACTACCCAGAGGATGCTCCAggactgtattttcaaaactaaGAGCAAGACAGTTTTCTAATGATAATAGAGGTCATACTTTATGTTTTATAGACCTGCAAAAAATGCTGGACTGAAGACATCATGGTCCCCAAAACTAGATTCCTCCCTATGCCAACTCTCCATAGATCAgacaaggaagaggaggaacagGACTCCTTCGTAGCCCGAGCGGCAACTTCAATCACTTTTATTGTCTTATATTACAGTTAATGCCATTAAATAAGCCATCCATAAACTTCTCGTTATCAACTGTACAAAAATTAATATACCTCACATGCAATTACCATCCACTCTGTTCTCTAAGTGGCGTCATAAAATAAAGagcattagaaaacaaagaacacttGATGTTGCATTTTCCCGTAGCTATCAATTTAAAAACTCTTCCATAATGCAGGATGGGAAAGGCTGGAAAGACAAGGAAGCTGCTACAATAAGAATGATCCTTTCTTTCAGCATGGAAGGATGCCAGGATGTGTGCAGCGCCCAGGTGAGCGATGAGCAGCTGTCATGCTGCCATTTACCAGCACTGGGGTTTATCTTAGAAAAGCCATAATAAGGGGCTTGGCTGGGAATTCCCACCTTTGTGGCAGAAAAGCTGCCAAGGGCAGCATGAGcactaattgctttttttttttttattaatttcatacCCTCATTtggtttccctttttctttttttttttttttgtgccttgATTTTTCAAGAAGATCTGTGAATTTTTTATGCCAAGTCAACTTTGTGCAATAGCACTGTTAGATACCTGACATTGCAGTTTTGTGCCAGTCCTTCATCTCTtccacaaatggaaaatattaacagaaCATGAAGTTGAAACATTATCAAATTGTGACTTTGGAACAGAATTGCACCGTTTCTCCACTAGCACCTAGTTGTTGCCTTGTCCCACTGCCTTTCTGCTGCGAGCTTGTCTTCTCTGCTAAGCAGGCAGAATGAAGTTCCACCTGTTCCTGGGAACTCCTTGCTCATTCCTCCATATCCTTACAGtcagatattaaaaacatttcatggCTTTATCAAAAGTCTTACAGGTGGTTTTTGGCTCTCCCCCATGGTACAATCAGAAAGTAGCTCCGAAGTCgttacagaagaaacagaaatgaatcaAAGCTTAggattttgctgctgctttttgctgaaaCCTGTATGTTGTTGTAGCAATGTCCCCGTTGGGTGGGGTGTAATGCCAAGTCTGAGGAAGGGGAGGTAGCCGGGGAAATCCCACTTCATGGCAGGAAGGATCACGGGGCCTTTGGAGAACTTGGTCAGGTTTAACTTCTCAGATTCAGCTTCCATGAAGCTTCCTCAAAGCACAAGAGATCAAAATCATCCAGCTGCTGATAACTACTTCAAACCACCACCACTCCGCTCCCATCTTTAGTCACCCCTGTGTGACTTGCACAGGCTTTTTAAAGCCTGGTATTTCCCTGGTATTCACCCTGGGTATTTCCTAGAGTTTCTGCAACAAGAAAGCTCAGCAGTGAGCTGTTTGGCTCAGCAGCGATGAAATTATTTGATTCAAGAATTCTagtttcatttcaatttttgtgATATTTCAGTGTTAAATCCTTCAAAAACtccattttccaaaaaaagcCTTTGGATATGCTGAGATACAGACGTGCATGTTGAAGGAAGCCTGGGACACCTAACTCAGAGACAGATGGGAGCAAGACCTTGAGAGAGCCTGTCTTTAGGATCTTCCTGGAGAGGTGCTTCTGGGTGCCACAATGGGTATATGAAAGGGTGCTCACAAACTACAAGAAGTTAGAAGAATAGATACACGAGTCTCCAGCAGAAAAGTACCTTCTTTTCTTACCCTGCTCAGCTCTGATAACGTCACAGAAATTTTACCATTCTCTAGCAGGAGGAGACAACCAAACTGCATCCTCTTCTAGAGCATTGGTGAGTGCTACTGTATATAACCAAGTATTATGCATTGCAACACACCTATTTTTAAGCAAAGTCTGTCTATTTGGCAAATTGTCTCCTACTGCTGAGCACACGTTTGCAGTCTCCTCCCATCGTGTACCTGGTGGTGTGTACTGGAGCAGGGACTGCACGTGCTGCATCAGGCTGTCAGGCactttgctgtttcatttactGACACTGGCAGCTTTCAAATGCTCTAGAAGGTTTGGATGGGGAGGAAATAGGCTACAGTGCAACAGGGGACTCTTCTGCccaaagaggattttttttctggcagagaGCTGCTCGGGAAACTCTTGGCTGAACTTTGCTCCTAAGGAAGGTTTTGAAACCTGCACCTGTGAGCACTGATTCCACCTTTTTGGACCCAGCCTGCCAGTGAGGACAACCTCCTGGAGACTTAGTCTGGGTCTTGATACCATCATTCTTCCTGGATTTAACAGGGAATCAGATGTAGTTCTTGGGTCTTACCTTCTGCTTTCCAAGCTGGTTGAGGGCATCATGGTCAAGTTTCCAGGCTCTTCTCTGCAACTAGGAGTCTTGAAATTCACTTGAAAATATGGGCCAAGTGTCCCTTATATTTACTGAACCCCAGGGATTAAACTTTTGCAAAGTTGTTCATTGAGACTTGTGGCAGAACTGTGTAATTTAGCTGCTCTCAACAGgaacatttcagtttctgtatttgttttcactttggCTTAGCACCTTACCTTAAATCTTCCTTTTGAATGGGAGCCTTGCCAGGGGAGGTGTGTGATACCAGGTGTGTGATACTCAAACAGGCAGCATACCCTTTCCAGAGATACTTGGGAATGCAATCTGCAGTAAGTGGGCATGTTAAAATATACATCTTCAGAGGTGTTTTCAGATTGCTACaggtttcttcttctttgttgcTAGCACCCATCTGCACCCTGAGCTCCTTGTCTGCTCCAATTTTTCCCATTAATTCTGCATGTCAGCCAAATTCAGCTCTCCTGCATTACTTCAAAATGTTTGACTTCTGAGACCTTTACCTTAGCtacagttgctttaaaaaacagtcaAATATCCTCAGTCGCTGAAGACCCACACATGGAATCAATCTATATTGCCAAACAGTTTCTTTCCAGCCTTGTTGGAAGCTGGGGCATTGGTTGCACACAGCTGTCTTGATTGCAGTCAGTTTAGGACCACCAGGCATGCGTGGTTTTAAACATCATTCACTAGCTGCGTAACAGCTTCACCAGCACAAATGCTTTGTGTCACAGCATTGATTCCTATTACGGTAGCACCTTTGCTGATGAAAATTGTGTAGCTGAcctacttttttccccccccagaAAAATACTAAGCACTTTGCTTACTTGTTCAGCACTAGCTGTGCAGCGATGTGGGTGTGCAAGCAAAGATACAAAGGGTGAGTCTGCATTTGTGATTCCCATGTTTACTCGTTAAAACTGATTCACGTTTGTGACAAGAGCTCTGTGCTGTGTTAGAAGGGCAGCCTCATTATACGCTTATTCTGCCCCTTTCCCTGGAGAATTCTGTTGGGGACTGGAGGACACGGGGCTGGATGAACCTCTGAAATGCCCCAGTGCGTCCACCCATCGCTCTCAGGGCATTACGGGTGCACTCGGATTTCTTTATATTTGGAAGTTTAATTTGGGTAGGGTAACCAGCCTGAAACACTAACAACAGCTTTGTTCAAGTTTCCATTTGAATCTCTTTTCCCAAGGCAAGTCAGGgctaaaaatgaataaataaataaataaataaataagaagggACAGGAAAGGACAGGCTTTACACAACCCAGTCATTTGAAGCTGTTTCCATTGTGCCAGCTAGTGAAGCCTGTAAATCTATTGACGCAGACCGAATGGATGAGCTGCGTGTATCTGCTGGTGTCCATGTGCTGGCCGACATGGGCTGTGAAACGCAATCGATAGCGAGCAGCCATGGCCCCTCGGCTGAGCTTGTCTTTCTGGGGCCTTGGCCACTTCACTATTTTAATGATCACACTGTACTTAATCCTCCCAAGTTCACCTGGGCTACACCTCCAAATCTTCCTTAGCAAAGAGCTTCGAAGACATTCAGAAGTCTTGTCCGTTTATTTGCTTCTATTACAACCATATTTATATCCTGTTACTGAGCCTGTTTTAATTGCGAGATAATGGAGTTTCACAAATGACTGATTTTCGCCCACTTGGATAACTTCATCATCATAAAAGAAGGCTCTAAGGAGGCTGGTGTCTtcatcattttctctccttgcagCACATCCCTGCAAAACTGCTCAACTGCTCTTTCCTGCAAAGCCCCCGAGCACGGCATGCTACTGCAGCAGCCTCATGTTACCCATTTTGTTCCCAAGGAAGCTCTTAGGGACCCTTTATCTCAGCCAGAGCAGAGAAGCATTTAAGCTGCAGTGCCAAGCATTAAAAACATGCAGGAGAAAGCAGTCACACTCGCCTGGAGGCCTGGAGCTTCTCCTGTGTCTGGCGACATACCACAGGATATGATTCAGGTTTAGGTTGGGACCAGGGACCCtgtttcttggtttgtttttaatgctgctgAGCTCAATCACACTTTTCCTGCACCCAAACCAGGGGACCCACTCATGAGGACACAGGCTGGCCGTGCCAGTGCTGGTTTGGCTGCTGGGGCCAGCACCGGGGGCGGGAGAGCAAAGGGGCCCTTCCCTATGTCCTGAGGGGAAAACACAAACCAGTCCTGCTGCTGACACTGTAAAAAGGGAAATGCTGGGTATTTTCAGTGTTCAAACAACAGAGGTCCATGTAAACACCCATCAGCTAACACCTGCAAGCAGCTGTTCTGTGAAGTGTGAAGGGTAAGCACGGCACCCTGCTTCTTACAGAAATGTCAGCGACCGTGCTGTCATCTGCAGGTTGCTAGGATGTCTGATTTCccaggaaacaaagaaatacatggctttaaaataaagacagcaaagGACTCATGGATTGTGTCTTGGTTCTTTTATTACATTGAAAAACTGTATGGTACTACCCTACTGAtagaagaaaagctgtggaaaacTTTTCTTcggaaaggagaaaaaatgacataaaaattgTTGTTGTTACAAATGATGAATTTTGGGCTGGGACGTCTGGCTGTTATTTCCCAGTTGAGTAGGCTCTTGATGGAAGTTTCTGCTTTAACAAgctagggagaaaaaaaggggagaaacgGATTAAgggatttgttttttccacagatTTGAAAAGATGCGAGGAATTGTTTGCCTAGAAGAAGGACATTAGAAAGGCTGTGTGCATCCAGATGTCAGATTTTAGTAATTACTTTCCCACCCATCCTTACATGTGTTTCCTAGCTATGATTCAGatcaataaaactgaattatgGGGAATTGTTCCAGACGCAAAACAGACTGTGAGGTGTGTTGGAAACAGCCAGGGGTATTTGCTACCTACACTAGGCGTGCTGCAAGACCAGTTACAGAAATGGAAGGAGGGGATCAGAAATTTCTGTGAGGTGCATTCCACCTTTCTAAACTGAAGCCTTTTGCCTCCAGTGATAACGTAGATGTGGGTTTGGTAGCTACACCTTTTCCATGGTGTTAGCTGAGGGCTTGTGCTCACATCAGAGCCCCATTGCCCACAAGTCCCTGGCTCTGGTGGGCCATAGACACCACCCCTCTGCACAAGAAGCTGGTCTTCTTTGGGTTTAGCCAGCTCTTCCTGCATGTGCCCTGGGCACTCTGAACCCCCactgggaaggagaggagggtcTGTCCTGCTTTGGAGCTGCAGGGCATCCGTGGGGACAGACAGGCAATGTCTCATGCGAGATGTTACCTTCCTCAACCGTGCGGTGGTAGAAGCACCAAGGGACACCAGCGGGGTGTGCCCGGAAGCAGCACTTCCTATTTGTGCACTCCTTAGCTGTGATGCCAGGGTAGCCGCAGTTCACTCGGATCCGAGGGTCGGCAGGACAGACTTTCTtaactgcagaaagcaaaaaggaaggaaggaagaaggctACGTTACTTTATGCTCCATGTACCTGGTGGCAGAATTCACAAATGAAAGGCAAGTGCGGCCCGTGAGAGAGCTCAACAGCCACAGTGACCTTCTCCATGCTGATTTCAGGCAGCAATACCACCCAAGTCCTTGCCATACCTGGTAGGCAAAACTAAATGCCAACAGATGAGGGATTGCTGCCACACCAGAGGATCTAGAGGGGCCAAAATTCACCCCTAAAAGTGCCTGGTGGGCAGCAACCCAGCCTGTCTCCCATGGTGGTACCACGGACACTGGCCTCAGGTCCGGGGCTGTCCCTGTCTTGGCCCAATCTTTAGAAGGCCATAGCCCACCTTTGCATGCCAGCTTCAGTTGTGGAGGGGAGGTAAGCCATCTAGGGGAAAACACAGCTCATCCAgcaaattaaaagtaaaatcaaaggTACAGAGGGAACCTTTGTGGGGATGCAGCCAACAGATAGGAACTGCAGCTGTGGAGAATCTATGTTGAGACCCCTTCCACAGCATTAAAACcgttttttttttagtggtttCACCACACAGCCTGAATAATTAAGTTTTCCTCTCCTGGAAGActcctgctttaaaaatcagctCTGTGAAAATGACACTTTAAGATGCagccatttctttttcaagattttcatGAAATGCAAGCAGTGTTCAAAGGCAAAATCACTTTTTGTCCTCCAACAATTCGAAGCCTTGTTGACCAATCTTGATTTGTATCAAGTTACTTTATTTGCTAACATTGCCTTTGTACCCCCACTTCCCCTCATTTTGTGTTCCCAGGGCTGATTGTGCAACTGCTGAGGTTCTCCTAAAAAGGGGTTGGCACTGCAAGTGTAGCTTACACTCAACAGTTACATAAAATATGCACCCAGTCCTTGAAGGACTCAGGTGACCAGATCCAACCCTCTCTGAGAACACAAGGGCAAAAAATGGAAGCAGATGTTTGGATTTTCCAGGGGTCTTTAGAAGGAAGAatctaatagaaaaaaaaaaaaaagatctgctcTGGGGTATTTTGGAGATTTCACTGAATGAAGACTGGGAGcaaaaataggaaaggaaaaaaagaaccaccAGTGGAAATATACTGGGAAACACATAGAAAAGGAAGGGAGTGGCAAGTATCAACACaatctaggggaaaaaaaaaaaaaggggaaaaacctACAAGTTACAGGATGCCTGTGGTGTTAAACAACCACAGATGGATTCATCTGTTGAGGACGCTTCGTGACTCTTCATGATCTCTTCAACATGCAGTGCTAAAGTCCTTGTCAGCCACGCAGAAAACCCATTTAAATAAGTGCAGAGGATCCTGTGTTCCACTGATCAACAAGACCACAACTGgcagtgaaatgtttttaaataatcagCTTTGGCTACGTGATAACTAGAAgcctgaaggaaaaggaaataccTTATGCAGAGAGGACGAGTTACAAGCCTGATGGACAAGCAGGATTTGACTTTGTACTTTCTTACCAGAGGTCTTCTAACAGAGGTGTGTGCCCGCTTCATTGGCCTAAGAGCAAAGCAGGGCTAATCCCTGGTTGTCCACATTTCTGTACAAGCAAACACTAGGTAAATCAGTGTTTCTGGTGGAGATATTACCTTTCTTTGGTTTAGCAGTGAAGCACCAGGGGACGCCAGGGACTGAAGCGTTGAAGCAGcacccagctttcctgcagtcCGCTGCTGAGATTCCTGGGGGTCCACAGTTCTTCCGCTCCCTGGGGGTTATTTTACACTGGCATTTTGCTGTTGAGGACAGAAATCCTAAGTTACTGTGTGTCAGTTTGCACATTTGTTACTGGAGGTGTATTTATAAGGAGGCTACTGAAAGCAGTGAACTTTCCTAGACTCTGTCCATCTTGCAAGTGTACACTTTCTGTCACTTGCTAAGACCAGAAATTGTCTGTTTTAAGATCCGCTTGTAGTAAAAAGATGGCAGGTGAAATGCTGGCCCCATTACGGTAAGGTCTGTACTTCACCCATAAGTATCTTGTGGTCTCACCTGCAGTCAACCCAGCCCAGCACAGTGGGGGCTGTGGACTTCAAATAGACCACATCAAACGGTACAAACACAGCTTTAGATGTTATGCTAGTAAACGTTTGTTGGTTTGCCCATGTcagatgaagaaagaacaagTAAAGGGTCCTGTGGACATAAGACAggtgtaaaaatacaaaatctttgCTTTACCTTCAGTTAACTATAAAATCATAGGGTTATGTGAGAATAGTCACAGCtatacttttaatattttgagtCTACTACATGGTCATCCACAACCAAGAAATTCTTGGCACGTCCCTAGGTGTCTGCTGTTGAGCTACTTGCTTTCCACTTCTTCAGTTGTCTAAATGCCTTCTATTGCGGAGGCAGATAGACTTCTTTGAGATTGCATTAACATAGAAAAGTAGCATAAAATAGATGTCAGAAGACTACTTAGGCAGAGCTAGATCCTGTTCCAGTCCCTATCTTGTTCTAGTGAGCTTCTGAGCATTTCTGTCCCTCTACCTTTGTGGCAGGTTCCCGGTTATGCCACCAACATAAGAGTTCACCTGTggtcttttttgctgttgttgttgccatagctttctctgaaagactttttaaaaaagactcCAGCTTTGGGAATAGTGTCAGAACAAGACTTTCACTGTCTGATACATGAACTGGAGACATGCCCATGCTGCCTGTACAATCAGTAGGTTCAAGCCCACATACATACCTGCAAAAGCAACAGGAGATAAATGTACTTACTTGGTGGTGTCTTCCCTTCTGTCGTGGTGATGAGGGCTACAACAAGGATGACGGAGAGCACGCAGATCCCTTTCAGATCCATTGCTCCTGGGAGCCCTCAGGCCTCCGGCTGCTCTGGCAGAGAAAGTTGCTGGAAGAAAGGTGCTACTTTCCCTTGAGCAGCTCGTTTTATACGGTCCTCATGTTTGCCCAGAGAGATCTGATAACATTGTTCCCTATGAAGCTTCACCCAgatgttggcttttttttgttgttgtttaattagGAAATGTTGCCATGCATATTTTGATATCCCTGAGATAAATTTCTAGGCTCCCGTGATCTATTGATCACATATCTATTACGTACCCACAGATCACGTATCTATTACGTGATCCCATAATCTATTAATAGGACATTACTGCATGTCTCTGGCAGTCCGAGCTGATTTCATTGCTACTAGAGTATTTCAAATCTCTGAGCAGCTTTAAATGGTTGCcaccactgaaaaatatatacacatatttccCTTCCAAGTGTGTCCTTTCTGACACAGATTTTCCCTGGCCTTAA
This genomic window from Cygnus olor isolate bCygOlo1 chromosome 1, bCygOlo1.pri.v2, whole genome shotgun sequence contains:
- the LOC121073862 gene encoding trefoil factor 1-like translates to MDLKGICVLSVILVVALITTTEGKTPPTKCQCKITPRERKNCGPPGISAADCRKAGCCFNASVPGVPWCFTAKPKKVKKVCPADPRIRVNCGYPGITAKECTNRKCCFRAHPAGVPWCFYHRTVEEAC